From Rhodococcus sp. B7740, one genomic window encodes:
- a CDS encoding HNH endonuclease signature motif containing protein has protein sequence MTAAIWQLSEAELLAESAVVSHQIQLLEARRIALVAEIDTRVSREKLGFPGPAGWLTSTTLLSPSKATKIVALARGLKNFPDIADAVNTGSITVDHAALILTFAETPPKNLPPAGQDIARKAMITAATGPEARTGRIREAITKLHDTYGGKTPPADDTDRNEFFASKTLNGRLVLRGDFDAITGEKLLTALSPLTEPRPAADGTQDDRSPARRRADAFGHILDQYLASSDRPIEGGERPHLNLHISLRDLTDLRDSADADDIADDETTRAAAESDTGEVDPVDINTGHSIHPDAEDGTNPPCAADRGAYRDLFGDGTTVGWLPWMGPLSRNTSRQLACDCLLTAIVMDENGSPINLARTARTVTAKQKKALIARDHTCAFPGCGKPAAWTEAHHIRHWADGGPTDMNNLVLLCGFHHRLLHHSNWEVFIGVDNHPWFIPPATVDPYRQPRPSHARAGPHIA, from the coding sequence ATGACCGCAGCGATCTGGCAACTGAGCGAGGCAGAACTCCTCGCCGAGTCTGCTGTGGTCTCCCACCAGATCCAACTGCTCGAAGCCCGCCGGATCGCTCTCGTCGCCGAGATCGACACCCGCGTCTCCCGGGAGAAACTCGGCTTCCCCGGACCCGCAGGCTGGCTCACCTCCACCACCCTGCTCTCACCGTCCAAGGCCACCAAGATCGTCGCCCTCGCCCGCGGACTGAAGAACTTCCCCGACATCGCCGACGCCGTGAACACCGGCAGCATCACCGTCGACCACGCCGCCTTGATCCTTACCTTCGCCGAAACCCCACCCAAGAACCTCCCCCCAGCAGGCCAGGACATAGCCCGGAAAGCGATGATCACCGCTGCCACCGGACCCGAAGCACGCACAGGCCGCATCCGGGAAGCGATCACCAAACTCCACGACACCTACGGCGGAAAGACACCACCCGCCGACGACACCGACCGCAACGAATTCTTCGCCTCCAAGACCTTGAACGGGCGGCTGGTACTCAGAGGAGACTTCGATGCGATCACCGGCGAGAAGCTGCTCACCGCACTCTCCCCGCTGACCGAACCACGACCCGCCGCCGACGGCACCCAAGACGATCGCAGCCCCGCGAGGCGCAGAGCCGACGCCTTCGGACACATCCTCGACCAGTACCTCGCCTCGAGTGATCGACCCATCGAAGGCGGTGAACGCCCGCACCTGAACCTGCACATCAGCCTGCGCGATCTCACCGACCTCCGCGACAGTGCCGACGCCGACGACATCGCAGACGACGAAACCACGCGCGCTGCAGCCGAATCCGACACCGGCGAAGTAGATCCGGTCGACATCAACACCGGACACTCCATCCACCCCGATGCGGAAGACGGGACGAATCCACCTTGTGCCGCAGATCGCGGCGCGTACCGGGACCTGTTCGGTGACGGCACCACCGTCGGGTGGCTGCCCTGGATGGGACCGCTCTCCCGCAACACCTCCCGGCAACTCGCCTGCGACTGCCTGCTCACCGCGATCGTCATGGACGAGAACGGTTCCCCGATCAACCTTGCTCGCACCGCACGCACCGTCACCGCCAAACAGAAGAAGGCGCTCATCGCCCGTGATCACACCTGCGCGTTCCCCGGCTGCGGCAAACCCGCCGCCTGGACAGAAGCGCATCACATCCGGCACTGGGCAGACGGTGGCCCCACCGACATGAACAACCTCGTCCTACTGTGCGGATTCCACCACCGACTCCTCCACCACTCCAACTGGGAAGTGTTCATCGGCGTCGACAACCACCCCTGGTTTATCCCACCGGCCACCGTCGACCCGTACCGACAACCCCGACCATCCCACGCCCGCGCAGGCCCCCACATCGCCTGA
- a CDS encoding cryptochrome/photolyase family protein: MDALWLFGDQLGPHFHSVDEHAERDVLMIESLRVFRRRRYHRQKLHLVLSGMRHLADELGDRMTYLQTETYREGLAEYGKPVVVFEPTSHAAEKFVAALHEEGLVSEILPTPMFALPRAEFADWAAERGTFRMETFYREQRKRFDVLMDGADPVSGKWNLDAENQSPPPKGRLTLGVEEPWWPTEDAIDEQVRADLDEWDLDTVGVDGPRVFAVTAAEASDALAHFVNYRLDDFGKYEDAVMADDWTMSHSLLSVPLNLGLLQPLDVAHAAEDAHRDGTPLASVEGFVRQILGWREYVWHLYWHLGPEYLERNKLEAHEPLPNWLLELDGDAVVAKCLSSTVDGVRDRGWVHHIPRLMILGNFALQHAWDPRALTDWFATAFVDGFAWVMPVNVIGMSQHADGGVIATKPYASGGAYLNRMTDYCKPCEFNPKKRLGDDACPFTAGYWAFVHRHREMLALNHRTARQVSSMNRLSDLEQVLEQERQREVY, encoded by the coding sequence ATGGACGCTCTGTGGTTGTTCGGTGATCAGCTCGGCCCGCACTTTCACTCGGTGGACGAGCATGCCGAGCGGGACGTGCTGATGATCGAGTCCCTGCGCGTGTTCCGGCGTCGGCGTTACCACCGACAGAAGCTGCATCTCGTGCTGTCGGGTATGCGTCATCTGGCGGACGAGCTGGGTGACCGGATGACCTACCTCCAGACCGAGACGTATCGGGAAGGCTTGGCCGAGTACGGCAAGCCCGTGGTGGTGTTCGAGCCCACCTCGCACGCGGCGGAGAAGTTCGTCGCCGCGTTGCACGAGGAAGGCCTGGTCTCGGAGATTCTCCCGACGCCGATGTTCGCACTCCCCCGTGCCGAGTTCGCCGACTGGGCGGCCGAACGCGGCACCTTCCGGATGGAAACGTTCTACCGCGAGCAGCGCAAGAGATTCGATGTGCTGATGGACGGTGCCGACCCGGTCTCGGGCAAGTGGAACCTCGACGCCGAAAACCAGTCGCCACCGCCGAAGGGGCGTCTGACCCTGGGCGTGGAGGAACCGTGGTGGCCGACCGAGGATGCCATCGACGAGCAGGTGCGCGCCGACCTCGACGAGTGGGACCTCGACACCGTCGGAGTGGACGGACCCCGAGTATTCGCGGTGACCGCGGCCGAGGCGTCGGACGCGTTGGCGCACTTCGTGAATTACCGCTTGGACGACTTCGGCAAGTACGAGGACGCGGTGATGGCCGACGACTGGACGATGTCTCACTCACTGCTCTCGGTCCCACTGAACCTCGGCCTGCTGCAACCGCTGGACGTGGCGCATGCCGCCGAGGACGCCCACCGCGACGGCACTCCGCTGGCGAGCGTGGAGGGTTTCGTTCGACAGATCCTCGGCTGGCGCGAATACGTGTGGCACCTGTACTGGCATCTGGGGCCGGAGTACCTCGAGCGCAACAAGCTCGAAGCGCATGAGCCACTGCCGAATTGGCTGCTCGAGTTGGACGGCGACGCTGTGGTCGCGAAATGCCTGTCGTCGACGGTGGACGGCGTGCGCGACCGCGGCTGGGTGCACCACATCCCCCGACTGATGATCCTGGGAAACTTTGCGCTGCAACATGCTTGGGATCCGCGAGCGCTGACCGACTGGTTCGCAACGGCTTTCGTCGACGGATTCGCCTGGGTGATGCCAGTGAACGTGATCGGCATGAGTCAACACGCGGACGGCGGCGTGATCGCCACCAAGCCCTACGCCTCGGGCGGGGCATACCTGAACCGCATGACCGATTACTGCAAGCCGTGCGAATTCAACCCGAAGAAGCGACTGGGCGACGATGCGTGCCCCTTCACCGCCGGCTACTGGGCCTTCGTGCACCGGCACCGCGAGATGTTGGCACTCAATCACCGCACCGCGCGACAGGTGTCGTCGATGAACCGATTGAGCGACCTGGAGCAGGTATTGGAACAAGAACGACAGCGCGAGGTGTACTGA
- a CDS encoding alkaline phosphatase D family protein, producing MHAESALSRRTFLRSSSVAVAVAGVATTLPATAHAQGSDRGFLHGVASGDPLPDAIVLWTRVTPTPDATPGSGVGPQVSVTWRIARSADMSDVVSSGTVATGPDADHTVKVDVDGLAADTTYFYDFRTSDAVSAVGTTHTAPRNDADIDAMRFGVVSCSNWESGYFGAYRHLAARGDLDAIVHLGDYIYEYETGGFPGRDGVIRQHSPTHEIVTLADYRQRHGQYKSDPDLQAAHVGVPWICTWDDHESANDAYDTGAQNHTPGTEGDWSTRKANSEQAYYEWMPVRAAGTATNRHLYRRLRFGNLLELSMLDLRTYRLQQVLPFNGPEVDSPNRTITGAEQMQWLTDGIVSSPTQWKIVGNPVMITPTLIPPLDRDAARAVTSLLGIPEGGLPYNADPWDGYTADRRKLLGAIVDAGVDNTVFITGDIHSAWACEVPLDAARYATTEPAATELVVTSVSSANIDDLTRTPPHTLGRVAEEAFKALNHHVKFVDLDSHGFGVFELTKTAARMDHWFLTAKEDPQTGVYWGAGFTVDSGTQRVRAAAPPA from the coding sequence ATGCACGCTGAGTCTGCGCTTTCCAGAAGGACGTTTCTTCGCTCGTCGTCGGTGGCCGTCGCGGTGGCCGGAGTCGCCACGACACTGCCTGCGACCGCACACGCACAGGGCAGCGACCGCGGCTTCCTGCACGGGGTCGCATCGGGAGATCCGTTGCCCGACGCGATCGTCCTCTGGACCCGCGTCACTCCCACGCCCGACGCCACCCCTGGCTCCGGCGTCGGACCTCAGGTATCGGTGACGTGGCGGATCGCCCGCAGCGCGGACATGAGTGACGTGGTCTCCTCCGGAACCGTCGCAACCGGCCCCGACGCCGACCACACCGTCAAGGTCGACGTCGACGGCCTCGCTGCCGACACGACGTACTTCTACGACTTCCGGACGAGCGACGCGGTATCGGCCGTCGGGACCACGCACACCGCTCCGCGCAACGACGCCGACATCGACGCGATGCGCTTCGGCGTCGTCTCGTGCTCGAACTGGGAGTCGGGGTACTTCGGTGCGTACCGGCATCTGGCCGCCAGGGGAGACCTCGATGCCATCGTCCATCTCGGCGACTACATCTACGAGTACGAGACGGGCGGGTTCCCGGGCCGCGACGGGGTGATCCGGCAGCATTCGCCCACCCACGAGATCGTCACGCTCGCCGATTACCGTCAGCGCCACGGTCAGTACAAGTCGGATCCCGATCTGCAGGCGGCGCATGTCGGTGTGCCATGGATCTGCACGTGGGACGACCACGAATCCGCCAACGATGCCTACGACACCGGCGCGCAGAATCACACCCCGGGCACCGAGGGCGATTGGTCCACTCGCAAGGCCAACTCCGAGCAGGCGTACTACGAGTGGATGCCGGTACGCGCCGCGGGCACCGCGACCAACCGCCATCTCTACCGCAGGCTCCGGTTCGGCAACCTGCTGGAACTATCGATGCTGGATCTGCGCACCTACCGTTTGCAGCAGGTGTTGCCGTTCAACGGGCCCGAGGTCGATTCGCCCAACCGGACCATCACCGGTGCGGAGCAGATGCAGTGGCTCACCGACGGGATCGTCTCGTCGCCGACGCAGTGGAAGATCGTCGGCAATCCGGTGATGATCACGCCCACCCTCATCCCGCCGCTCGATCGAGATGCGGCCAGGGCCGTCACCTCGCTTCTCGGAATCCCGGAGGGCGGCCTGCCGTACAACGCCGATCCGTGGGACGGGTACACCGCCGACCGGCGCAAGCTGCTCGGTGCCATCGTCGACGCTGGCGTCGACAACACCGTCTTCATCACCGGCGACATCCATTCGGCGTGGGCCTGCGAGGTGCCGCTTGATGCGGCGCGCTACGCAACGACGGAACCCGCTGCGACCGAACTCGTCGTCACCTCGGTGAGCTCGGCCAACATCGACGACCTGACGCGTACTCCGCCGCACACGCTGGGCCGGGTCGCCGAGGAAGCATTCAAGGCACTCAACCACCACGTGAAGTTCGTGGACCTCGACAGCCACGGCTTCGGCGTTTTCGAGCTCACCAAGACTGCGGCTCGGATGGACCACTGGTTCCTCACCGCCAAGGAGGATCCGCAGACCGGCGTGTACTGGGGAGCGGGCTTCACCGTGGACTCGGGCACCCAGCGCGTCCGGGCGGCGGCACCGCCTGCCTGA
- the trhO gene encoding oxygen-dependent tRNA uridine(34) hydroxylase TrhO produces the protein MAVPKIVLFYVFTPLPDPEAIRLWQQTLAASNNLTGRILISEHGINATVGGDVDDVKRYVRGTRSYPAFKSADIKWSDGLGNDFPRLSVRVRDEIVTFGAPGELKVDADGVVGGGTHLSPEQVHELVDSRGDDVVFFDGRNAFEAEIGKFKNAVVPDVDTTRDFVSQLDSGAYDHLKKSPVVTYCTGGVRCEVLSSLMVARGFEEVYQLDGGIVRYAETFGDDALWEGSLFVFDKRMAQNFSDHTAVIGRCSACGNPTSRYQDFDGDAGRGLRLICLDCA, from the coding sequence GTGGCTGTACCGAAAATCGTCCTGTTCTACGTCTTCACTCCGCTGCCCGATCCCGAGGCGATCCGGCTGTGGCAGCAGACGCTGGCCGCGTCCAACAACCTGACCGGACGCATCCTGATCTCAGAACACGGCATCAACGCGACGGTCGGCGGCGACGTCGACGACGTCAAACGGTACGTCCGTGGCACCCGCAGCTATCCGGCGTTCAAGTCGGCCGACATCAAGTGGTCCGATGGGCTCGGAAACGATTTCCCGAGACTGAGCGTGAGGGTGCGGGACGAGATCGTCACCTTCGGAGCCCCCGGCGAACTGAAGGTCGACGCCGACGGCGTGGTCGGCGGCGGCACCCATCTGAGCCCAGAGCAGGTGCACGAGCTCGTCGATTCCCGCGGCGACGACGTCGTCTTCTTCGATGGCCGCAACGCCTTCGAAGCCGAGATCGGAAAGTTCAAGAACGCGGTGGTGCCCGACGTCGATACGACTCGGGATTTCGTCTCCCAGCTCGATTCCGGCGCCTACGACCATCTGAAGAAGTCCCCGGTGGTCACGTACTGCACGGGGGGAGTGCGGTGCGAGGTGCTCTCGTCGTTGATGGTCGCGCGCGGGTTCGAGGAGGTCTATCAGCTCGACGGCGGAATCGTCCGCTACGCAGAGACTTTCGGTGACGACGCGCTGTGGGAGGGGTCGCTGTTCGTCTTCGACAAGCGGATGGCGCAGAACTTCTCCGACCACACCGCCGTCATCGGCCGGTGCAGTGCCTGCGGCAATCCGACGTCCCGCTATCAGGACTTCGACGGCGACGCCGGCCGTGGTCTGCGGTTGATCTGTCTCGACTGCGCGTAG
- a CDS encoding pseudouridine synthase, whose product MLPFRDGLAPLRLLLPHGDSAVTIVEYLEREMPEDDWRLAMLDAEVVDEKSRPISVDTRYRAGSQVYFYRIPAQEVPVPFEIGILHEDGDLLVVDKPHFLATIPRGRHVTETATVRLRRQFDCPDLTPAHRLDRATAGVLLFTKTKQARRPYQELFSSRNVTKEYEAVAGFDAALEFPRVVRSRILKEHGVMTAYEEPGEPNSETLIDLVDTFGTAARYRLFPKTGKTHQLRIHLSSLGIPIVNDPYYPVFSSIPAYDFTRPLQLLARALNFTDPLTGEPRRFVSARTLEP is encoded by the coding sequence ATGCTGCCCTTCCGGGACGGTCTCGCACCGCTGAGACTGCTGTTGCCGCATGGTGATTCGGCTGTCACCATCGTGGAGTATCTCGAACGGGAGATGCCCGAGGACGACTGGCGGCTGGCCATGCTCGACGCCGAAGTGGTGGACGAGAAGAGCAGGCCCATCTCCGTCGACACGCGGTACCGCGCAGGCAGTCAGGTGTACTTCTATCGCATTCCGGCGCAGGAGGTTCCGGTTCCGTTCGAGATCGGCATCCTGCACGAGGACGGCGATCTATTGGTTGTCGACAAACCTCACTTCCTCGCCACCATCCCGCGTGGCCGACACGTCACCGAAACGGCGACGGTACGACTGCGCAGGCAGTTCGACTGCCCCGACCTGACGCCTGCGCACCGACTCGATCGCGCCACCGCCGGGGTGTTGCTCTTCACCAAGACCAAGCAAGCCCGACGGCCGTATCAGGAACTCTTCTCCTCCCGCAACGTCACCAAGGAATACGAGGCGGTAGCGGGATTTGATGCAGCGCTGGAGTTTCCACGCGTCGTCCGGAGTCGAATCCTCAAAGAACACGGGGTCATGACGGCATACGAGGAGCCGGGAGAGCCGAACAGTGAGACCCTGATCGACCTCGTCGACACGTTCGGTACAGCCGCTCGATACCGACTCTTCCCGAAGACGGGTAAGACCCATCAGTTGCGAATCCACCTGTCGTCGTTGGGAATTCCCATCGTGAACGACCCGTACTATCCGGTGTTCTCTTCTATCCCGGCCTATGACTTCACCCGGCCGTTGCAACTGCTGGCCCGGGCTCTGAACTTCACGGACCCGCTCACCGGTGAGCCCAGGCGCTTCGTCAGTGCCCGAACCCTCGAGCCCTGA